A stretch of the Vicia villosa cultivar HV-30 ecotype Madison, WI unplaced genomic scaffold, Vvil1.0 ctg.005748F_1_1, whole genome shotgun sequence genome encodes the following:
- the LOC131642741 gene encoding pectinesterase inhibitor-like, with amino-acid sequence MIRFSFCVFVFTILLPICSSTNKVVDVDAICKQTKDPSFCSNLLNSKPGGVGQDLVSLVQYTLDVALSNTTNTVHLIQVLIAQKGSDVEAQFHYNVCYRRFENVIDGIVNARESLKLRDYYNAISSVGHIRLMIDYCLKGSGPGEPPYHGNPMVPKYADVVDQVAIIMDFILRKLCDDKSHHNLCFFTTSTKWVIDPSKYYK; translated from the coding sequence ATGATACGTTTCTCTTTCTGTGTGTTTGTGTTTACTATTCTTCTTCCAATATGCTCCTCTACAAACAAAGTTGTGGACGTGGATGCTATTTGCAAACAAACAAAGGATCCTTCATTTTGTTCAAATCTTCTGAATTCAAAGCCTGGAGGTGTCGGCCAAGATCTTGTCAGCCTTGTACAATACACCCTTGATGTCGCTCTTTCCAACACGACCAACACCGTCCACTTAATCCAAGTTTTAATCGCACAAAAAGGCAGTGATGTTGAGGCACAATTTCACTACAACGTATGTTACCGTCGTTTTGAGAATGTTATTGATGGGATTGTGAATGCTCGAGAAAGCTTGAAGTTGAGAGATTATTACAATGCGATTAGTTCTGTAGGTCATATAAGACTGATGATTGATTATTGTCTTAAGGGAAGTGGTCCTGGTGAACCTCCTTATCATGGTAACCCTATGGTGCCAAAATATGCTGATGTCGTCGATCAAGTTGCTATTATAATggattttattttaagaaaactTTGTGATGATAAAAGTCATCATAATTTGTGTTTCTTTACGACCTCAACTAAATGGGTTATTGATCCATCTAAATACTATAAATGA